One genomic window of Neisseria sp. oral taxon 014 str. F0314 includes the following:
- the grxC gene encoding glutaredoxin 3, with product MQPVTMYTGPSCPYCTMAKKLLASLGVSEINEIRVDRNPEDFAQMQRRTGQRSIPQIFIGDTHVGGFTDLYSLHQQGRLEALLNP from the coding sequence ATGCAACCCGTAACCATGTATACAGGTCCGTCCTGCCCCTATTGCACGATGGCCAAAAAGCTGCTCGCCTCATTGGGCGTAAGCGAAATAAATGAAATCCGCGTCGACCGCAATCCCGAAGATTTTGCACAAATGCAACGCCGTACCGGCCAGCGCAGCATCCCGCAGATTTTCATCGGCGACACCCACGTCGGCGGCTTTACCGATTTGTACAGCCTGCATCAGCAAGGCAGGCTGGAAGCGTTGTTAAACCCGTAA